The genomic interval GCGGCCACGGCGGTCCGCGCCTTGGCGACCAGGGCGTCGAAATCCGCGCCGGCCACCACTTCGCCCGAATGCAGCGTGAACACCGCGCCCTCCGAACCCTCGGAGAGGATGTAGTCGTCGTATTCCTGCTGGTTCTTCAGGTAGACCTCGGTCTTGCCGCGCGTCGCCTTGTAGAGCGGCGGCTGGGCGATATAGACGTGGCCGCGATCGATCAGTTCCGGCATCTGCCGGTACAGGAACGTCAGCAGCAGCGTGCGGATATGCGCGCCGTCGACGTCGGCATCGGTCATGATGATGATCTTGTGATAGCGCAGCTTGTCGGCGTTGAATTCCTCGCGGCCGATCCCGGTGCCGAGCGCGGTGATCAGCGAGATGATGGAATCGCTCGTCAGCATGCGGTCGAAGCGCACGCGCTCGATGTTCAGGATTTTGCCGCGCAGCGGCAGCACCGCCTGGTTCTCGCGGTTGCGCGCCTGCTTGGCGCTGCCGCCGGCGCTGTCGCCCTCGACGATGAAGATCTCGCATTTGGAGGGATCGCGCTCCTGGCAGTCGGCCAGCTTGCCGGGCAGCGAGGCGCCGTCGAGCACACCCTTGCGCCGCGTCAGCTCGCGCGCCTTGCGCGCCGCCTCGCGCGCCAGGGCGGCTTCCATCACCTTGCCGACGACCTGCTTGGCCTCGCCCGGATGCTCCTCGAGCCAGCGGCCGAGCTGGTCGATCACGACGCTCTCCACCACGGGCCGCACTTCGGAGGAGACGAGCTTCTCCTTGGTCTGCGACGAGAATTTCGGGTCCGGCACCTTGACCGACAGGACGCAGGTCAGACCCTCGCGGCAATCGTCGCCGGTCAGCGGTACCTTGTCCTTCTTCGCCGTGGTCATCTCGTCGGCGTATTTCGTCACCACCCGCGTCAGCGCGGCGCGGAAGCCGGCCAGATGCGTGCCGCCGTCCTTCTGCGGGATGTTGTTGGTGAAGCACAGCATGCTCTCGTGGTAGCTGTCGTTCCAGGTCAGCGCCACTTCCACGGTCATGCCGTCGCGCTCGGCGGTGATCATGATCGGGGCGGAGATCAGCGAACTCTTGGTGCGGTCGAGATATTGCACGAAGGCCTTGAGGCCTCCCTCATAGTGCAGCGTCGTCTCCTTCGCCTCCACGCCGCGCTTGTCGGCCAGGATGATGGTCACGCCGGAATTGAGGAAGGCGAGCTCGCGCAGCCGGTGCTCCAGCGTCGCGAAATCGAATTCGGTCTTGGTGAAGGTGCCGGTCGAGGGCAGGAAGGTCACTTCCGTGCCGCGCTGGCCTGGCCTCGCATCGCCGACGATCTTCAGCGGCGCCTCGGGCTCGCCATGGCGGAAGCGCATATAGTGCTCCTTGCCGTCGCGCCAGATGCGCAGGTCGAGGAATTCGCTGAGCGCGTTGACCACCGACACGCCGACGCCGTGCAGGCCACCCGACACCTTGTAGGCATTCTGCTCGAACTTACCGCCGGCATGGAGCTGGGTCATGATGACCTCGGCCGCGCTGACGCCCTCGCCTTCATGGATGCCGGTGGGAATCCCACGGCCGTTGTCGCGCACCGTGACCGAGCCGTCGGCGTTCAGCGAGACGTCGACCCGCGTCGCATAGCCGGCCAGCGCCTCGTCGATCGCGTTGTCGACGACTTCGTAGACCATGTGGTGCAGGCCCGAGCCGTCGTCGGTGTCGCCGATATACATGCCCGGCCGCT from Rhizomicrobium sp. carries:
- the gyrB gene encoding DNA topoisomerase (ATP-hydrolyzing) subunit B, translating into MSGDTTNGHGLNGGTGDGAEEYGADSIKVLKGLDAVRKRPGMYIGDTDDGSGLHHMVYEVVDNAIDEALAGYATRVDVSLNADGSVTVRDNGRGIPTGIHEGEGVSAAEVIMTQLHAGGKFEQNAYKVSGGLHGVGVSVVNALSEFLDLRIWRDGKEHYMRFRHGEPEAPLKIVGDARPGQRGTEVTFLPSTGTFTKTEFDFATLEHRLRELAFLNSGVTIILADKRGVEAKETTLHYEGGLKAFVQYLDRTKSSLISAPIMITAERDGMTVEVALTWNDSYHESMLCFTNNIPQKDGGTHLAGFRAALTRVVTKYADEMTTAKKDKVPLTGDDCREGLTCVLSVKVPDPKFSSQTKEKLVSSEVRPVVESVVIDQLGRWLEEHPGEAKQVVGKVMEAALAREAARKARELTRRKGVLDGASLPGKLADCQERDPSKCEIFIVEGDSAGGSAKQARNRENQAVLPLRGKILNIERVRFDRMLTSDSIISLITALGTGIGREEFNADKLRYHKIIIMTDADVDGAHIRTLLLTFLYRQMPELIDRGHVYIAQPPLYKATRGKTEVYLKNQQEYDDYILSEGSEGAVFTLHSGEVVAGADFDALVAKARTAVAALNGFPLHYPRFVLEQAAIAGALNPEIVADKEKVAAAATYIAQRLDLLSEEFERGWHGEPTPDGGLKFWREVRGVREAVAIDGALIDSADARKLDRMAPDLQQAYLKVGQLRRKDEIVEVRAPSQLLEAVLDWGRKGLSLQRYKGLGEMNPEQLWETTLDENVRTLLRVKVEHVDEADDLFTKLMGEVVEPRREFIQDHALNATLDV